From a single Onychomys torridus chromosome 9, mOncTor1.1, whole genome shotgun sequence genomic region:
- the LOC118590899 gene encoding zinc transporter ZIP2-like, translated as MEVLLGVKIGCLLALLVLTLGCGLTPICFKWFQMDAATGHHYRVLSLLGCVSAGVFLGAGLMHMTAEALEGIESEIEKFMVQNSTGSEGNSSHDATSSSVEYPYGELVISLGFFFVFLLESLALQYCHGDARRSTVQEEEWGGTHAFGFHKHPPVPSPSLGPLRALILLLSLSFHSVFEGLAVGLQTSVAATIQLCVAVLAHKGLVVFSVGLRLLKIGTGTWWAVFCILSLALMSPVGLALGMTVAGGASGPAQGLAQALLEGVAAGTFLYVTFLEILPRELACPEAPLVKYGCVAAGFAFMALIALWA; from the exons ATGGAGGTACTTCTGGGAGTAAAAATTGGCTGCCTGCTTGCCCTTCTGGTCCTCACACTGGGCTGTGGCCTCACTCCCATCTGCTTCAAATGGTTCCAGATGGATGCAGCTACAG GTCACCACTACAGAGTTCTCAGCCTCCTGGGCTGCGTCTCTGCCGGGGTCTTTCTGGGAGCAGGGTTGATGCATATGACTGCTGAAGCCCTGGAGGGAATTGAATCAGAAATTGAGAAATTCATGGTGCAG AATAGTACAGGAAGTGAGGGAAATTCTTCTCATGATGCTACTTCCAGTTCC GTGGAGTATCCCTATGGAGAGCTGGTCATCtccctgggctttttctttgtcttccttttggAGTCGCTGGCATTGCAGTACTGTCATGGGGATGCTAGAAGATCCACCGTGCAGGAAGAGGAATGGGGAGGGACCCATGCCTTTGGATTCCATAAGCACCCGCCTGTGCCTTCACCCTCACTGGGTCCCCTGCGTGCCCTCattctcctgctctctctgtcctttCACTCGGTGTTTGAAGGTCTAGCTGTGGGACTGCAGACATCAGTGGCCGCTACTATACAGCTCTGTGTTGCCGTTCTGGCTCATAAGGGGCTTGTGGTGTTCAGTGTAGGCCTCCGGCTGCTGAAGATCGGCACTGGAACATGGTGGGCCGTGTTCTGCATACTGTCGTTAGCCCTCATGTCTCCTGTGGGCCTAGCTCTAGGGATGACTGTAGCTGGAGGGGCCTCAGGACCAGCGCAGGGGTTAGCCCAGGCTCTATTAGAGGGAGTAGCAGCTGGCACATTCCTGTATGTCACCTTCCTAGAAATTTTGCCCCGGGAGCTGGCCTGTCCTGAGGCCCCTCTGGTCAAGTATGGCTGTGTGGCGGCTGGTTTTGCCTTCATGGCTCTCATCGCACTGTGGGCCTGA
- the LOC118590862 gene encoding eosinophil cationic protein-like → MGVKLLESRLCLLLLLLALVIVVASLQIPPNLTPSQWFEIQHVTMTSPRCNVAMRSVNRHTGQCKNLNTFLHTSFAAVVGVCGSVNTTCHNGRTNCHNSSTQVSLTFCNLTAPGLNYTQCQYQTTQARKFYRVACDYRTPRDNHTYLVVPVHLDGIF, encoded by the coding sequence ATGGGTGTGAAGCTGCTGGAGTCCCGACTttgtctcctgctgctgctgctggcactTGTCATTGTGGTGGCCTCACTCCAGATCCCACCGAATTTAACCCCGTCCCAGTGGTTTGAAATCCAGCATGTAACTATGACCAGCCCCCGATGTAACGTTGCAATGAGGAGTGTTAACCGGCATACAGGACAATGCAAGAACTTAAATACTTTCCTTCACACgagttttgctgctgttgttggtgtgtgtggcAGTGTAAATACTACTTGTCATAATGGTCGTACAAATTGTCATAATAGTTCAACTCAGGTATCCTTAACATTCTGTAACCTCACAGCTCCAGGACTAAATTATACACAATGCCAATACCAAACGACCCAGGCAAGGAAGTTCTACAGAGTTGCTTGTGACTATAGAACGCCACGGGACAATCATACCTATCTAGTGGTTCCCGTTCACTTGGATGGGATATTTTAG